A segment of the Raphanus sativus cultivar WK10039 unplaced genomic scaffold, ASM80110v3 Scaffold3773, whole genome shotgun sequence genome:
TGAACAACACAGCCGATGCCTTTCCCAAGATCCGAGAGGTAATTCTCAGACTCTTCGTCTACTGATTCACCAGACCGCAGCTCGGAGATCTCCATTTTGTGCTGGTAGAATTTGAGATTCTCGGATTCTTCATCCTCAAGTAACTGAAGGAACTCCTTTGTCACAGTCTGCTCCTCTTCATCGAGCCTTGGTGACTCTGCCTCCCCTTCCCCACCATTAGTATCATCTTTCATCATAGATTCAAGCGCTTTGATCTGCTTTGCAATAGAATCTAACTCCGATAGTCTTACTATGTGCCGTGGATCATCAACATTAACAGGTTGCTCCTTCATCTCTACTACGGATATGGTTCCATCGGATTTCTCAGTTTCCAGGTCGTCATCAAACTCGACTCCTTTGTCCACAACTTCGAATTCAGGTTCTTGATCTTCTCCTTTGTCAACAACCTCAAAATCAGGTTcttgatcatcttcttttttggAATCTGGATGAGCCGGAGCTGGTTTCTCCTCCGGCTCATCCAGATTCAGATGCTCGATTCTCTGAAGATCAGATGCAGACTCCACGTCACTTGCTGGCGTCCACGCCTGGCTCTTGCTAGTCATCTTCGGGCTCGGGACACTAAACGATGTTTTCGATTGCTTTCGCCCAAAGGAACCGGAGAAATTCTTCGGTTTACTGCTCGGTTTTATCCCTAACTCACCTTGTTTACTGTAAATTCCAGCTCCACCATCTTTCTCCATGATCTGAAACCCTAGTTTCAGAACAAGTTCACCCCCTTTGGCTTTACCTGAAAGCCCCCAACTCATATCCCATTGCCTAACCCTAGCTCCTTCACAACTCATCTTCTCAACAGACTCCTGTATTAAATCGCTCAAGTCCACCACGTGTCTTCCGAACTCGAGCTCCTTAGCATCCACCGCGAAAAGATAAACCAAAAACGGCCGAGCCTCAAACTTCGCCGGAGCACCTTTCCCATTAGCCGGCGAGTAGTACACGTGGCACTTGATGAATAGAGTCTCCTCGAAATCCGCGGATCCTTGAGAAACGCGACACGGCATCGTCTGGACAGCGCCATCTTTGGTTTCCTTCTTCCTCACGCAAACCCCGAGTCGTAGACCGTTCATCGACGCGGGTAGGTTCTGTGCCGCCACGATCTCTACCGATAGCAAGCAGCTCAGCTTCTGCATTCCGATTCGGGCCAGCCCGCGGATGGGTTTCCAGTTCCATATCCCTTTTCTCTCTTCCTTGGGTTTGGATCCCACCAATGAAGAAGACTCTTCCGGTGTCTTGATGGTTATGTTCTGAGTCATATTCTCTTCCTCCTCTACATCAAGCTTGGGTCTCGACCGCCATGGAGACAGAGATAAACGCCGAGACCGTGGTTTTGGTACTGTCACATCCTCAGCAGAGGTCACGAGGGACGGTACGGAGCTGCGTGGGAGAGCGAGAGAATTAGTTCTGCGACCAACTGGTGCCTGAGGTTTCTGGTAAAGATTTTCACTTAGGGCTTCCAGTTCAGCCAGAAGCTGTGTGTTGGAACTTCGGCTGCCGGAATATTCAGCCGCCATTAATTTGTGTTTTGTCTCTGGACGAAGAAGAAGGATAAGCAGAGCAAGACGAGGGTTTGTTTAATTGGGGGAAATGAAatcaattatctttttttttcttttttttttcttttttttttgtgtgtgtgtgtggtggGGATTAGTGATAGGTTTTCATTATTGGTATCGTCTCAAGAGATTGGATGAGGTTTGAGAATGTCGTGGCCTTGTGCCTGAGCTCTCATAGAGACAACTTCTGGTGGTCCCTTATCATTTAATTTTCTCGGTACGTTTCAGATCGTTAGCCATAAGCGAGTGTGTGGTTGTTAAGAGTTTGTCAGACAATGTTGCTACTCATTTATTTTTACCGTATTGAACTTGGTACAGCTACtctaaaaaacttttaatattgCGTTTAACGCGTCCATAAACAAGTCACATACTGCCTCAACAAGAACTCCTCCTAGGATTAAAAGATTTGAGAATCAGGGAATACACAACTTGGATACCGATAAGCTCCAACGTGTCTATTTTAGGAAGAGATggcagaagaagaacaagaagttgGAAGTGTTAGAAACAAACAGATCAAAGGAGACTTTAGGTAGAAGAAACAAAGAGTTCAAAGACTCGGGTTGACTTGGAGGTTCAGAACATCAGGAGGGAAGCAAAGCAGAGGAATGGGTTGCTGgaagatatttcaaaatttcatataaaagaCTATTGTTGCATTTTATTTCCGTGTATGCTGAGATCTGTTTATTGAAAAGTGGACATGAGACTTCAGATTGCCATGAGAGCATAGTTCGAACTCAGTATTGTCACGGGAACTTTGGATTGTAATCGTTCATTATTGTTTATATCAATTGATCGGTTTATTATGCGGAAATTGTGTATTCTGATTGCGAATACAAGTGTTGATTAGAGAGTTTACAGGTTCAATCCTATCAGATACACTTTTGAAACTATAAACGGTTTTCATGCCTTAAAAAGAATCTCTGTAACTACACTTTCAATCTAATGGATTAACCGAATTGAAGCTCTCAAGTCGTCGTGAATGTCTCGATACTGAATTATCATTCACTGATCCATCAATCTTTCTCTTCTTGCTTCCTCCCCTGGACACGTCTTCTTTCTCATCCATGAGCGACAAGAATCTCTGCAGACGAGTAGAAGAACGCAAGGACGAGGAGTCATGATTCTCTCTCCCAATGGCATCTTCTTCCTGCTCGCTTGGCTTTCCACTATAGAGCTGACGTATGATCTGAACAAAGTAGAGGAAGAGAGCGAGGACACATGCAACTCCACATATGAGAAACAGTCCCCAGAAGCTTTTCAGATGAAGCCTATCTGATTCAAGTTCTGCGTTCTCTAGAGTGCATGCGTTCTTCATCAGCCACTTATCATGAATCCTCTGCAGATCCCCGTTCTCTGCCAACTCCAAGATCGCTGTTGACAGATCTATTGCTAGAGGAGAGTCTCTAGGAAATGcctaaaagtaaaaaaaaaacatttgtaatTTGTAATGATGAATgaatggtaaaataaaaaatgcatttttgGAGGGGACTTACAAATCCCCAGCCACTTTTGGTGAACTCCTGACCAACGATCCTATAAGCGCAATTGCTGGAGAGGAAGAGTTCTACATAAGGACGCTCGTCCACAATTGCAGCAACACCTCCTTTTCTTGGTCCATCTTTTAAAGCTTTGGCATAAGCTTCAGGTGAACCAAGTGGGACGAGCCTCGACTCTGATATGTTAAGCTCATCCCTCAGATAACGTTCTGCAAACGAACCCACCTGGTACCCAATCCGATCATTCATCTCTCTAAGGCTGTCAATTCCCTTGATTGGTGACGAGAGCTGCTGAACCGTCAGTATCGATGTGAGACTAGCCGTGTAGCTTGAGTTGATTATTAGTACAACAAATAGCCATATGATCAGAACCAACCGCCCAAGTGTACTCACTGTATTCTCTCCTGCATTTAAACAAATAGCCATATGTCAGTCAAAGCCAGCTAATCATCAGTGAGATAGTAAGTTTCCTTTTCTTTGTGTCACGTACTATGCGCGAAAAACATGGTGGAGAAGCTAAACCTGCAGATATCAAACAAACAGTTAGTGGATCCGGATCAGCCAAGGAGAACATGACGTCATCAGACATAGTAAAACTGACCATAGAATTGTGACGCATTGCCTCTTAGGAGGGCCTCTGAATTCATCGTTAATCCGATGCTCCAAGATCCAAACAACAATACCGACAAAGAGAAAGCAACAAGCCGTGACTGCCCACATAAGTCGATTGAAAGGTCGGAGGAAAGCCCAAGCTCCAGAGTTCAGTTTCTTAAAAGGAGCAACAACAACTAGTCCAGATGCTGCATACGGTTGTGTAAAGTCTACAATCTTTGTCCGGTTTGTTACGATGGCAACATCACCCACTACCCCATCAAAGTTCTACAGTAATTTAATTCCAAAGTAagcaaaaacagaaaaacaacttttttattaacaaaaaaagaataggCACTCACACCACTTGTTATCATCTCAACCATATGAGTGTAGCTTGGATTCTCCTTTCCGTTTCCATAAGGAACAAACTTGACAGGAACAGCGTACGGTAAGAGATTCACCGCAGCTGTGAATACATCAATGCAGAACCCTTTGAACATATTCTCAGTTCCACGAATCTGTGAGACAAACTCCTTGTAACTTACGCGGCGAGGCACACCGATCTTAAGCTCTTTCCCATTGTTCGAAAAAGCCCATCCGCGTGGCTTTTGAAACGCTTCTCCAGGCCAAATCACATGTCTTAGCTTCGGAGTTGCTGACGTATTTGGTCGCGTGAGTGACTCAGGTGGCAAAACCGATAAACCGGAATGATTCGACCAGTAGCCTATTTGGCGAACACCGGTTCCTGCCACGTTGATGATATCATAAGCCGGTCGGATCCGAGACCTATCTGCAGTAAACTGAAGCTGTCCTGTCAAACCAACCATATGCGTTCCAAGGATATCCTTAAGCAGAGCCTCTCCACCATCAAAGACGGTCATCGCTTCTAAGTTGAGACTCCCGCTTTTCCCCAAAGCATCAAGCATTGTGTCATTAGAAAAAGATACTCTCCCACCGTTTTTGAAGTACTTATCCAAAGCACGAGCTAAGAGCATGACTGAATCATAAGCATAGAGACCATACGTGTGAAGAGCCAGCGAAGCATCAGGAATCTTACGCCACCGCGAGAAAAACTCCCGCTTTAAATTCGAATCAGGTGTGTGCGGACGAAGAACAAGAGCGCCTTGAATACTCTCAAGTCTCTCAGAGGGGAGCGGGGAGGAAGAGTCGAGAGTAGTAGACAGCCAATCCGTAGCGATCCAAACGTACCCATTACCCATCATTCCGAGATACTTTGCCTCCTTGAAAACCGCGAAACCCAACTCCGAGTAGACATGAATCACGATGATTCTTGGCTGAAGCAGCATGATCTTGATGAGCATGCTCATGATCTCATTCTTGTTCACCGCGTTGTCCGGATGTAAACCAGCCTTGTAAGTGATTCTCAGCCTCCTGCTCGCAAGCTTATCGTTAAGCGCAGCTACACCATTCCTTCCGTAGTCATCATCCACAAACACAGCAATCACTTCTTTCCAACCGTACAGGTCTACAATCGAAGCTATAGCCTCCATTTGGTATAAGTCGCTCTGACTCGTCCTAATGAAATAAGGGAACTGGAGTGGCGACATTACAGGATCCGTAACAGCAAATGAGAGAAGTGGCACGCGTAGCTCGTTCGCCATGTGAGATATCATGTGAGCAACTACAGAACATTGTGGTCCTATGATTCCAACTATGTCTTTCTCCATAAACCTCAATgctatgacaaaaaaaacaaacaaacaaaattcattattattaacaaacaaaaataaaacattcttTCCTCATCAGACAAAATAATACCTTACCTTCAACCATGCCCATAAAACCGCTGCAGTTTGAGTTCTGCATTGAAACTTGAAGACGTGTCCCTACGAGGATGTCCGGGTTTGAATTCACATCTTTCACTGCCTCCTCAATCGCAATCTTGGCAACTTTGCCAATCACTGAGTTGAAACTGAATATTGAACCGATTTTGACAACTTTTGGTTTCTCAGAATGTCCGTTTCCCAAAAATCCAAGACATAGACAAGACAACAACAAGAAAGACCAAAGTAGCTTCATCTCTGCTACAAAAAGACAGAAGATATAACAGAGAAAGTTGTTGACTTTCtggaaaactaaaatatacCCATCAATCGGACGATGATTGTGATCAAACAAAACCCACAAGTTAAAAGTGAATCAAACGGATGAACTGGTTAGTTACaccttttgatttttattttttgttgctTATCTAAGCCAACTAATAACCAAATATGAATATCGAgcagagagggagagagagaaaaaaaaagaggaattgaagaaggagaagaaagaggCAACAACAAAGTGACGGAATCAGATCCGCTGATGAATTGAGATTACTCCCAACCTCatattctttaaagaagtgcGAAAATACAGACATTCACGTGTCTCTTGGCTTCCCTTTTTCATTAGCCAATAAATAAACCTTTCGATGGCTTTATGTGATGGGAATTTCCAAACTTGGGTCTTTTTCTTTCTACTGATTTCTTATAAATTTGACAGAAATAAACAAATAGTCAAATACAAGTGGTGGACAAAATAATAACTGAATTGGCATCCAAAAACTTCTggtaaaatgtgtttttttttgtcaaaattgaAAATAGTCATAAAATAATTGAAGACCTATTTAGCTTAATATCGAAATTCGGTTTGGTAATTGCAGatctatttaataatttgagaaCCTTATCATTTAACGCATTTCTTTCTGATTCTGTCCTCGACACCGATAACTATTTatcagttttatttttgaacctATTGAGAAAGTAAACAAGCGTACGGAACCAGTTAATTTTTCCAAATTGGTGAGAGAAGAGTTGTAAGATATTTTCGGAGAGGAGaaatgaagagaagagaagaatatatttttgaagagGAGAAGATATTTTCGGAGAGGATAAAAGAGGAAATATTTGTTGCAACTGTGATTCGTGTCACTATTCTCTTATGTCTGTAAGATAAAACGTTTCTTATTTTGGGTGTATGAAGTATGTGGTAGGTTGTGTTATATACTAGCACCTGATGGGAGTATGTATTGGTGTAAGAACTAAAATCTTGTGTAATATGAACAAAGAAGAAGTAATCTATGTGAAATATTTAAGTTACCAGATATGCAGTTCCGTTGTTTCACTCATTTGATATTTGTAAAAAAGTATCCAGTATAATACGTTTTGTTTCTCTATCAAGGACGATAACCTGTTTTAATTTCGAACCTCAGAATCTAACAGTAATCATTGCATATATTTAttcgggccgaccctagtaacCTAGATTAAAAAGCAAAATTTAAAAGAACCGAAAACTGAAAGAACCAACATTTAGATAGAACGTGGCGCATGAGTGACAAACAATCTGGGGCGCATGAGTAACAAACAATCTAGTTTTAATTGTATTTAGTATTTAATTTAGACTAGTATC
Coding sequences within it:
- the LOC130506901 gene encoding glutamate receptor 3.3; the encoded protein is MKLLWSFLLLSCLCLGFLGNGHSEKPKVVKIGSIFSFNSVIGKVAKIAIEEAVKDVNSNPDILVGTRLQVSMQNSNCSGFMGMVEALRFMEKDIVGIIGPQCSVVAHMISHMANELRVPLLSFAVTDPVMSPLQFPYFIRTSQSDLYQMEAIASIVDLYGWKEVIAVFVDDDYGRNGVAALNDKLASRRLRITYKAGLHPDNAVNKNEIMSMLIKIMLLQPRIIVIHVYSELGFAVFKEAKYLGMMGNGYVWIATDWLSTTLDSSSPLPSERLESIQGALVLRPHTPDSNLKREFFSRWRKIPDASLALHTYGLYAYDSVMLLARALDKYFKNGGRVSFSNDTMLDALGKSGSLNLEAMTVFDGGEALLKDILGTHMVGLTGQLQFTADRSRIRPAYDIINVAGTGVRQIGYWSNHSGLSVLPPESLTRPNTSATPKLRHVIWPGEAFQKPRGWAFSNNGKELKIGVPRRVSYKEFVSQIRGTENMFKGFCIDVFTAAVNLLPYAVPVKFVPYGNGKENPSYTHMVEMITSGNFDGVVGDVAIVTNRTKIVDFTQPYAASGLVVVAPFKKLNSGAWAFLRPFNRLMWAVTACCFLFVGIVVWILEHRINDEFRGPPKRQCVTILWFSFSTMFFAHRENTVSTLGRLVLIIWLFVVLIINSSYTASLTSILTVQQLSSPIKGIDSLREMNDRIGYQVGSFAERYLRDELNISESRLVPLGSPEAYAKALKDGPRKGGVAAIVDERPYVELFLSSNCAYRIVGQEFTKSGWGFAFPRDSPLAIDLSTAILELAENGDLQRIHDKWLMKNACTLENAELESDRLHLKSFWGLFLICGVACVLALFLYFVQIIRQLYSGKPSEQEEDAIGRENHDSSSLRSSTRLQRFLSLMDEKEDVSRGGSKKRKIDGSVNDNSVSRHSRRLESFNSVNPLD
- the LOC130506900 gene encoding protein PLASTID MOVEMENT IMPAIRED 1-like, whose amino-acid sequence is MAAEYSGSRSSNTQLLAELEALSENLYQKPQAPVGRRTNSLALPRSSVPSLVTSAEDVTVPKPRSRRLSLSPWRSRPKLDVEEEENMTQNITIKTPEESSSLVGSKPKEERKGIWNWKPIRGLARIGMQKLSCLLSVEIVAAQNLPASMNGLRLGVCVRKKETKDGAVQTMPCRVSQGSADFEETLFIKCHVYYSPANGKGAPAKFEARPFLVYLFAVDAKELEFGRHVVDLSDLIQESVEKMSCEGARVRQWDMSWGLSGKAKGGELVLKLGFQIMEKDGGAGIYSKQGELGIKPSSKPKNFSGSFGRKQSKTSFSVPSPKMTSKSQAWTPASDVESASDLQRIEHLNLDEPEEKPAPAHPDSKKEDDQEPDFEVVDKGEDQEPEFEVVDKGVEFDDDLETEKSDGTISVVEMKEQPVNVDDPRHIVRLSELDSIAKQIKALESMMKDDTNGGEGEAESPRLDEEEQTVTKEFLQLLEDEESENLKFYQHKMEISELRSGESVDEESENYLSDLGKGIGCVVQTRDGGYLVSMNPFDTVVRRKDTPKLVMQISRQIVVLPEAGSATGFELFHRMAGSGKELNSKICSLMAMDELMGKTGEQVAFEGIASAIIQGRNKERANTSAARTVAAVKTMANAMNSGRRERIMTGIWNVEENPLASAEEVLAVSLQKLEEMVIEGLKIQADMVEDDAPFEVSAAKGQPNPLESTIPLDEWL